One part of the Anopheles coustani chromosome 2, idAnoCousDA_361_x.2, whole genome shotgun sequence genome encodes these proteins:
- the LOC131266153 gene encoding maltase 2-like has protein sequence MRFAVSLVLVSAVGLLLTVSGKTATKTGKQSDHDHEMDALDWWEAGVFYQIYPRSFKDSNNDGVGDLAGITEKLDHLADLGVDGVWLSPVFKSPMADFGYDIADFRDVDPIFGTMADLDRMIAKAKELGIKVLLDFVPNHTSDEHDWFVRSLRNEADYRDFYVWRNAAANGREPNNWQSVFHTPAWTRPEGQTQYYLHQFDKKQPDLNFRNPRVRQEMESMVRFWLDKGVDGFRIDAINHAYEDPEFRDEELIDPKGELMWENMDHKYTKDLPECYDLVYDWRAVFDQYKARDNHTRLMMTEAYTSLENTMKWYGNGNRAGSHIPFNFAMINQLSKDSRANDFKRVIDEWLNAMPNGAQANWVLGNHDRPRVASRYGRKLASSLAVLEMTLPGIAVVYYGEEIGMEDNREISFEDTQDPQAANTNPDVYQEFTRDPVRTPFQWDNSAYAGFTAASTTKTWLPIHSNYREVNLAAQKTAPESMFKLYQRLIKLRKDHAFSHGHYDSKVLLNNVFGYTRTLDDHQSFAVVVNLNDNDVNVNLKELHEDIESAKVVMTSLDAKMKEGDEVTEVFHVVLGHYDAVVFEISSSASALGGSLLLMLIASILRSIF, from the exons ATGCGGTTCGCAGTGAGTTTGGTGCTAGTTTCGGCCGTCGGCCTGCTGCTGACGGTCAGTGGCAAAACGGCCACGAAGACGGGCAAGCAGAGTGACCACGATCATGAGATGGACGCGCTGGACTGGTGGGAGGCCGGAGTATTTTATCAGATCTACCCGCGCTCGTTCAAGGACAGCAACAACGACGGCGTGGGCGATCTGGCCGGTATCACCGAGAAGCTGGACCATCTGGCCGACCTCGGCGTGGACGGTGTGTGGCTGAGTCCGGTGTTCAAGTCGCCGATGGCTGACTTTGGCTACGACATTGCCGACTTCCGGGACGTCGATCCGATCTTCGGCACAATGGCGGACCTGGACCGGATGATCGCGAAAGCGAAAGAGCTCGGCATCAAGGTGCTGCTGGACTTTGTGCCAAACCACACCAGTGACGAGCACGATTGGTTCGTGAGGTCGCTGCGTAACGAGGCGGACTACCGTGACTTTTACGTGTGGCGTAATGCGGCCGCTAACGGTCGGGAGCCGAACAACTGG CAATCGGTATTCCATACACCCGCTTGGACGCGCCCCGAAGGTCAAACGCAGTACTACTTGCATCAGTTCGACAAGAAGCAGCCGGATCTGAACTTCCGTAATCCGCGGGTGAGGCAGGAAATGGAGTCCATGGTGCGCTTCTGGTTGGACAAGGGAGTGGACGGATTCCGCATCGATGCGATCAATCACGCCTATGAAGATCCGGAGTTCCGCGACGAGGAATTGATTGATCCGAAGGGTGAGCTGATGTGGGAAAATATGGACCATAAGTACACGAAGGATTTGCCGGAGTGTTACGACCTGGTGTACGACTGGCGTGCCGTGTTCGATCAGTACAAGGCGCGTGACAACCACACTCGCCTGATGATGACGGAGGCATACACGTCGCTGGAGAACACCATGAAATGGTACGGTAATGGTAACCGTGCCGGTTCTCATATACCGTTCAACTTCGCCATGATCAATCAGTTGTCGAAGGATTCGCGTGCCAACGATTTCAAGCGAGTGATCGATGAGTGGCTTAACGCTATGCCGAACGGTGCCCAGGCCAACTGGGTGCTTGGCAACCACGACCGTCCCCGTGTCGCTTCCCGGTACGGACGCAAGCTAGCCTCCAGCCTTGCGGTGCTCGAGATGACGCTGCCCGGAATCGCCGTGGTGTACTACGGTGAGGAGATCGGTATGGAGGACAACCGGGAAATCTCGTTCGAGGACACGCAGGACCCTCAGGCGGCCAACACGAACCCGGACGTGTACCAGGAGTTCACCCGCGATCCCGTCCGGACGCCCTTCCAGTGGGACAACTCGGCGTACGCTGGATTCACGGCCGCCAGCACGACCAAAACCTGGCTGCCGATACACAGCAACTACCGCGAGGTGAATCTGGCCGCGCAGAAGACCGCACCGGAGAGCATGTTCAAGCTGTACCAGAGGCTGATTAAGCTGCGTAAGGACCACGCGTTCTCGCACGGCCACTACGACTCCAAGGTGCTGCTGAACAACGTGTTCGGTTACACGCGCACCCTCGACGATCATCAGTCGTTCGCGGTGGTCGTCAACCTGAACGACAACGATGTCAACGTGAACCTGAAGGAGCTGCACGAGGACATCGAGTCGGCCAAGGTGGTGATGACGTCGCTCGACGCCAAGATGAAGGAGGGCGACGAGGTGACCGAGGTGTTCCACGTCGTGCTCGGCCATTACGATGCGgttgtgtttgaaatttcATCCTCCGCCAGCGCACTCGGTGGTTCGTTGCTGCTCATGTTGATCGCTTCGATCCTTCGCTCAATTTTCTAA
- the LOC131266154 gene encoding maltase 2-like has translation MGAMERFVFYLLAVAVLTTDNVVLGQEETPSSDKDWWQTAVFYQIYPRSFYDTNNDGVGDVRGVTAKLQYLKDTGIDATWLSPIFSSPQEDFGYDVSDFKQVDPLFGTNADLEQLFAEAKKLGIKIVLDFVPNHTSNRHQWFVDSERGIAPYRDYYVWHPGKMVNGVRQPPNNWQSVFYGSAWEWSEQRGMYYLHQFAKGQPDLNFRNPAVITEFDGILRYWMERGAAGFRVDAINHMFEHEDFIDEPINNPEDPNSYGYTHHIYTKDLLETYDVIAHWRTVLDDFVRSTGEDTVIMMTEAYANLSMTLRYYESDDGNQQRAHFPFNFVMIEELGEGSNAHDFKRVIDRWLGNLPRGKTTNWVLGNHDKPRVASRYGVERVDGMQLMVLTLPGVAVTYNGDELGMIDHRDISYEDTLDPQGCNVGPDNYKWASRDPQRVPFQWDDTYNAGFSQAPRTWLPMHPYYRQTNLLKQQEADYSHYKFYRDAVAVRKHRVFTHGEFKSRAFGDWVFAFARYLREEDDRLDDPYRVVLINFSGERATIDVNDLYEIRNLTEVYLVGTDSRHKVGHRLDAKQVHLGPWDSIVLGPISSATRMALSFGSLLLVVVFKFLF, from the exons ATGGGTGCAATGGAGCGGTTCGTGTTTTATTTGCTAGCGGTGGCGGTACTGACCACCGATAATGTAGTCCTCGGGCAAGAAGAAACGCCGTCCAGCGACAAGGACTGGTGGCAAACGGCTGTGTTCTATCAGATCTATCCCCGCTCGTTCTACGACACCAACAACGATGGCGTTGGAGACGTCCGTGGTGTGACGGCGAAGTTGCAGTACTTGAAGGACACGGGCATCGATGCGACCTGGCTGAGTCCGATCTTCAGCTCACCGCAGGAGGACTTCGGGTACGATGTGTCCGACTTCAAGCAGGTGGATCCCCTGTTCGGTACCAACGCCGACTTGGAGCAGTTGTTTGCCGAAGCGAAGAAGCTCGGCATCAAGATCGTGCTCGACTTTGTGCCCAACCATACGAGCAACCGGCATCAGTGGTTTGTGGACTCGGAGAGAGGCATCGCACCGTACCGGGACTACTACGTCTGGCATCCGGGCAAGATGGTGAACGGTGTGCGCCAACCACCAAACAATTGG CAATCGGTCTTCTACGGATCCGCCTGGGAGTGGAGCGAGCAGCGCGGTATGTACTACCTTCACCAGTTCGCCAAGGGGCAACCGGATCTGAACTTCCGCAATCCGGCCGTCATTACCGAGTTCGACGGTATCCTGCGGTACTGGATGGAACGTGGTGCGGCCGGGTTCCGTGTCGATGCCATCAATCATATGTTTGAGCACGAGGACTTTATTGACGAACCGATCAACAATCCGGAGGACCCGAACAGCTACGGCTACACGCACCATATCTACACGAAGGATTTGCTGGAAACGTACGATGTGATTGCACACTGGCGCACGGTGTTGGACGACTTCGTACGGTCGACGGGTGAGGATACTGT CATCATGATGACGGAAGCGTATGCCAACCTCTCGATGACACTGCGCTACTACGAATCGGACGACGGCAACCAGCAGCGGGCCCACTTCCCGTTCAACTTTGTCATGATCGAGGAGTTGGGTGAGGGCTCGAATGCTCACGACTTCAAGCGCGTTATCGACCGGTGGTTGGGGAATCTGCCGCGGGGTAAGACCACCAACTGGGTGCTGGGTAACCATGACAAGCCGCGTGTGGCCAGTCGGTACGGTGTGGAGCGGGTAGATGGCATGCAGTTGATGGTGCTGACGCTGCCCGGTGTGGCCGTCACGTACAATGGCGACGAGCTGGGAATGATCGACCATCGGGACATTTCGTACGAGGATACGCTCGATCCGCAGGGCTGCAATGTTGGTCCGGACAATTACAAGTGGGCCTCTCGCGATCCTCAGCGCGTTCCGTTCCAGTGGGACGATACGTACAACGCGGGATTCTCCCAAGCGCCACGCACCTGGCTGCCGATGCATCCGTACTACCGCCAGACGAACCTGCTGAAGCAGCAGGAAGCCGACTACAGCCACTACAAGTTCTACCGGGACGCGGTGGCGGTCCGCAAGCACCGTGTGTTTACGCACGGCGAGTTCAAATCGCGTGCCTTCGGCGATTGGGTGTTTGCCTTCGCGAGATACTTGCGTGAGGAAGACGATCGGCTGGACGATCCGTACCGGGTGGTGTTGATCAACTTTTCCGGCGAACGCGCAACGATCGACGTGAACGATCTGTACGAGATCCGCAACCTGACGGAGGTGTACCTCGTGGGGACGGACTCACGACACAAGGTTGGCCATCGGCTCGATGCCAAGCAGGTCCATCTCGGTCCCTGGGACTCGATCGTGCTCGGTCCGATTTCATCCGCAACAAGGATGGCGCTTTCCTTCGGCTCGCTGCTGCTAGTGGTTGTGTTTAAGTTCCTCTTCTAG
- the LOC131267197 gene encoding maltase 2-like: MATHRRASLCWQFLVWLGLVVGVLAASDQGDWWQRTVFYQIYPRSFMDSNNDGVGDLRGITARLEHLKDAGIGATWLSPIFLSPMVDFGYDITDYTVIQPEYGTMEDFEALVAEAKRLDIKIVLDFVPNHTSDQSDWFRRSVAREGPYTDYYVWHDGREDPTAENTNGPQRRLPPNNWPSVFYGSAWTFHPERGQYYLHQFTAQQPDLNFRNPAVVEELREVLRFWLRKGVAGFRIDAVNHLFEAEGFPDEPESGTDTDPLSYGFTNHIYTKDLLECYDMVYQWRDLLDEWTREYGGDTRIIMTEAYANITFTMKYYHSEQDPPRPGSHMPFNFLLITDLSQTSTAPDFVHTINKWLTYMPRTGATANWVLGNHDQPRVGTRYGAERIDAMNTLLMTLPGIAVTYYGEEIGMVDNPDARKGEPEAEAGKAFIAFSRDPERTPFQWDDTANGGFCSGQVQPWLPVHPNYRQLNLAAQRQAERSHYKTYQRLVRLRGHETFRHGAIQLVPYSNDIIAYVRELADSDTFVVVISLAPTARTVDLLSVFPRLAPELHVASSGFNSSHPTGAIVQSDRLAVDGYDGLVLRSIPLASRKNKFSLPAFLGAAAKDAAVIASIVIALGTGLYHFQYRARALGGAKWSGGFKK; this comes from the exons ATGGCGACTCATCGGCGTGCGAGTTTGTGTTGGCAATTCTTGGTTTGGCTCGGTCTGGTGGTTGGCGTTTTGGCTGCCAGCGACCAAGGCGACTGGTGGCAGCGGACCGTGTTCTATCAAATCTACCCTCGCTCCTTCATGGACTCGAACAACGATGGTGTTGGTGACCTGCGTGGCATCACGGCCCGTTTGGAGCATCTGAAAGATGCTGGAATCGGAGCGACCTGGCTGTCACCTATCTTCCTGTCACCGATGGTCGACTTCGGGTATGACATCACCGACTATACCGTCATCCAGCCGGAGTACGGCACGATGGAGGACTTCGAGGCGCTGGTGGCGGAAGCGAAGCGACTCGATATAAAAATCGTCCTCGACTTTGTACCGAACCATACGAGCGACCAGAGCGATTGGTTCCGGCGCTCGGTGGCCCGTGAAGGCCCGTACACCGACTACTACGTGTGGCACGATGGGCGCGAGGATCCGACAGCCGAAAATACCAATGGACCGCAGCGTCGTTTGCCACCGAACAATTGG CCATCGGTATTTTATGGATCCGCCTGGACGTTCCATCCCGAGCGGGGCCAGTACTACCTGCACCAGTTTACCGCCCAGCAACCGGATTTGAACTTTCGCAACCCAGCCGTCGTGGAGGAGCTTCGGGAGGTGTTGCGTTTCTGGCTGCGGAAGGGTGTGGCCGGGTTTCGCATCGACGCCGTAAATCATCTGTTCGAGGCGGAAGGCTTTCCGGACGAGCCGGAATCGGGAACCGACACCGATCCACTGTCGTACGGCTTTACGAACCATATCTACACGAAAGATTTG CTTGAGTGCTACGATATGGTGTACCAGTGGAGGGATCTTCTGGACGAATGGACACGCGAGTATGGAGGAGATACTAGAATCATCATGACTGAGGCATACGCCAACATAACGTTCACGATGAAGTACTACCATTCGGAGCAGGATCCCCCTCGTCCGGGATCGCATATGCCCTTCAACTTCCTGCTCATAACCGACCTAAGCCAGACCTCAACGGCTCCCGATTTTGTGCACACGATCAACAAATGGCTCACGTACATGCCACGAACGGGGGCAACGGCCAACTGGGTGCTGGGTAATCACGATCAACCCCGCGTCGGTACACGCTACGGTGCGGAACGGATCGACGCCATGAACACGCTGCTGATGACGCTACCCGGCATCGCTGTCACGTACTACGGCGAAGAGATCGGTATGGTTGACAATCCGGACGCCAGAAAAGGCGAGCCGGAGGCCGAAGCGGGGAAAGCTTTCATAGCGTTCTCGCGTGATCCCGAAAGGACGCCCTTCCAGTGGGACGATACGGCCAATGGGGGGTTCTGCAGCGGTCAGGTGCAACCATGGCTTCCGGTACATCCCAACTACCGTCAGCTCAACCTAGCGGCCCAGCGCCAAGCCGAACGGAGCCACTACAAAACCTACCAGCGACTGGTCCGACTGCGTGGCCACGAAACCTTCCGCCACGGTGCCATCCAGCTCGTGCCCTACTCGAACGACATTATCGCGTACGTACGCGAGCTCGCCGATAGCGACACGTTTGTGGTCGTGATCAGCTTGGCCCCAACGGCCCGTACCGTTGACCTGCTATCGGTGTTTCCACGACTCGCTCCCGAACTGCACGTTGCCTCGAGCGGCTTCAACTCGAGCCACCCAACGGG AGCCATCGTGCAGTCGGACCGGCTAGCCGTGGATGGATACGATGGTTTAGTTTTGCGCAGCATCCCGCTGGCTTCGAG gaaaaacaaattctccCTCCCGGCATTCCTCGGGGCGGCGGCCAAGGATGCTGCCGTAATTGCGTCCATCGTAATTGCACTCGGCACCGGGCTCTACCACTTTCAGTACCGTGCGCGCGCCCTGGGTGGAGCCAAGTGGTCGggaggatttaaaaaataa